In Tsukamurella tyrosinosolvens, the genomic window CGTTCCTCTCGCAGGGCGTCCGCGTGATCAACAGCTGACCGCGGTTCATTCAGTACGCTCGGGGGAACGGGCCGCCGCGGTCCGGGATCGGACGGGCCCCGCGGGGCCGGGGGAACGAACGACGAAGGGGTCATTGCGTGACGCACTCACAGGGGCAGGACATCGCCTCGAGCGATGAGGTCAAGCTGCTGGAGCGGGCGGTCTACGAGGTCAAGCGCGTCATCGTGGGCCAGGATCAGCTCGTCGAGCGGATCCTGGTGGGGATGCTCGCCAAGGGCCACGTCCTCCTCGAGGGCGTCCCCGGCGTCGCTAAGACCCTCGCCGTCGAGACCTTCGCCACCGTGGTCGGCGGCTCCTTCTCCCGCATCCAGTTCACCCCCGACCTGGTGCCGTCCGACCTCGTCGGTACCCGCATCTACCGGCAGGGCAAGGAGCAGTTCGACACAGAGATCGGCCCGGTCTCCGCGAACTTCCTGCTCGCCGACGAGATCAACCGTGCGCCGGCGAAGGTGCAGTCCGCGCTGCTCGAGGTCATGGCCGAGCGCAAGGTCTCCATCGGCGGCCAGACCTACCCGATGCCAGACCCCTTCCTCGTGCTCGCGACCCAGAACCCCATCGAGAACGAGGGCGTCTACCCGCTGCCCGAGGCGCAGCGCGACCGCTTCCTGTTCAAGGTCGTCGTCGGCTACCCCTCCATCGAGGAGGAGCGGGAGATCGTCTACCGCATGGGCACGGTCCCGCCCGTGGCCTCGCAGGTGCTCGACCCGACCACGGTGCAGCGCCTGCAGCGCGCCGCGAGCGAGGTCTTCGTGCACCACGCCCTCGTCGACTACGTGGTCCGCGTCATCGCCGCGACCCGCACCCCGCGCGAGTTCGGCCTCGACGACGTGGCCTCCTGGATCACCTACGGCGCCTCGCCCCGCGCCACCCTCGGCATCGTCGCCGCCGCCCGCGCCCTGGCGCTGCTCCGCGGCCGCGACTACGTGGTCCCGCAGGACGTCGTCGAGATCATCCCGGACGTGCTGCGCCACCGCCTCGTCATGAGCTACGACGCGCTCGCCGACGAGGTCACCGCCGATCAGGCGATAGCGCGCGTGCTGCAGACCGTCGCCCTGCCGCAGGTCGTCGGGCAGCCCGTCCCGCAGCAGGCGCCGGCCGCGCCGCAGTTCACGCCCGCGCACCAGCCCCAGGGCTGACGGTGCCGGCCATCCCTTCCGGCCCGCCTCCCGGCACCCCGACCGGCCCCGAGCCGCGCCGGAGCCCGCTCCCGAGCTTCGCCGGCGGCGAGGTCGATGAGACCCGCATGCAGGCGTCGCTGAAGATGCTGGAGCTGCTCGTCCGGCGGCGGCTCGACGGCGTCCTCAAGGGCGATCACCAGGGCCTGCTGCCCGGACCCGGCTCCGAGCCGGGGGAGTCGCGCCCGTACACGCCCGG contains:
- a CDS encoding AAA family ATPase yields the protein MTHSQGQDIASSDEVKLLERAVYEVKRVIVGQDQLVERILVGMLAKGHVLLEGVPGVAKTLAVETFATVVGGSFSRIQFTPDLVPSDLVGTRIYRQGKEQFDTEIGPVSANFLLADEINRAPAKVQSALLEVMAERKVSIGGQTYPMPDPFLVLATQNPIENEGVYPLPEAQRDRFLFKVVVGYPSIEEEREIVYRMGTVPPVASQVLDPTTVQRLQRAASEVFVHHALVDYVVRVIAATRTPREFGLDDVASWITYGASPRATLGIVAAARALALLRGRDYVVPQDVVEIIPDVLRHRLVMSYDALADEVTADQAIARVLQTVALPQVVGQPVPQQAPAAPQFTPAHQPQG